One segment of Gadus chalcogrammus isolate NIFS_2021 chromosome 8, NIFS_Gcha_1.0, whole genome shotgun sequence DNA contains the following:
- the ca8 gene encoding carbonic anhydrase-related protein, which translates to MADMTSEEPDNSAGKDELDWGYEEGVEWGLHFPAANGEYQSPINLNSREARYDPSLLDVPLTSNYVVCRDCEVINDGHTTRILLKSKSVVTGGPLPSDHEYELHEVRFHWGKENQRGSEHTVNFKAFPMELHLLHWNSTLYSCVEDALGKNNGVLIIALFVQVSRQLAPSANTSYSQ; encoded by the exons ATGGCCGACATGACCAGCGAAGAGCCGGACAACTCCGCCGGGAAAGACGAGCTGGACTGGGGCTACGAGGAAG GTGTAGAGTGGGGACTACATTTCCCAGCAGCCAACGGGGAGTACCAGTCCCCCATCAACCTCAACTCCAGGGAGGCGCGCTACGACCCCTCCCTCCTGGACGTGCCGCTCACCTCCAACTACGTGGTCTGTCGCGACTGTGAGGTCATAAACGATGGACACACCACCCGCATCCTACTCAAGTCAAAGTCAG TGGTTACGGGGGGCCCTCTGCCCAGCGACCATGAGTACGAGCTCCACGAGGTCCGCTTCCACTGGGGCAAGGAGAACCAGAGAGGCTCCGAGCACACCGTCAACTTCAAGGCCTTCCCCATGGAG ctccacctcctccactggaACAGCACGTTGTATAGCTGTGTGGAGGACGCCCTGGGCAAGAACAACGGAGTCCTCATCATCGCTCTGTTTGTACAGGTAAGCCGCCAGCTAGCCCCTAGCGCTAACACTTCTTATAGCCAATAG
- the cryz gene encoding quinone oxidoreductase: protein MLNIFSINTMKSCRVMKAVCVSEFGGPEVLRLLSDVPVPTPGRRQVLIRVRACGVNPVETYIRAGTYARRPPLPYTPGSDVSGEVQEVGEEVTSFKAGERVFTTATHSGGYAELCVAEEASVFRLPAGLSPEQGAALGVPYCTAHRALVTRAHAKAGETVLIHGASGGVGVAAVQLGRALGLRVLGTAGTRGGLDLVLQQGAHQVFNHREEDYTRKILEATGGAGVDVVLEMLANLNLGADLQMLRQGGRVAVVGSRGSVEINPRDTMAKESSILGVALASATPEEREECMAALSTGMEEGWLRPSVGRCYPLKMAAQAHQDLMEGPGACGKTVLTM, encoded by the exons ATGCTGAATATATTCAGTATTAACACCATGAAGAGCTGCCGGGTTATGAAAGCTGTCTGCGTCTCGGAGTTTGGAGGGCCGGAGGTCCTCAGGCTGCTGTCCGATGTCCCGGTCCCGACCCCCGGGAGACGGCAG GTTCTGatccgtgtgcgtgcgtgcggggtCAACCCGGTGGAGACCTATATCCGCGCCGGGACCTacgcccgccgcccccccctgccctaTACCCCCGGGTCGGACGTGTCCGGAGAGGTACAGGAAGTAGGGGAGGAAGTGACATCGTTCAAG gcagggGAGCGTGTGTTCACCACGGCCACTCACTCCGGGGGCTACGCTGAGCTGTGCGTGGCGGAGGAGGCCAGCGTGTTCAGACTGCCTGCTGGGCTGAGCCCCGAGCAGGGGGCCGCGCTGGGGGTCCCCTACTGCACCGCCCACCGGGCCCTCGTCACCAG agctCATGCTAAAGCCGGAGAAACTGTTCTGATCCATGGAGCCAGTGGAGGG GTGGGTGTAGCGGCGGTGCAGCTGGGCCGGGCCCTGGGCCTCCGGGTCCTGGGGACCGCTGGGacccggggcggtctggacctGGTCCTCCAGCAGGGAGCCCACCAGGTCTTCAACCACCGGGAGGAGGACTACACACGCAAGatcctg GAGGCTACGGGGGGTGCGGGCGTGGACGTGGTCCTGGAGATGCTGGCCAACCTGAACCTCGGGGCCGACCTCCAGATGCTGAGGCAGGGAGGACGAGTCGCT gtagTGGGCAGCAGAGGTTCCGTAGAGATCAACCCCAGAGACACCATGGCCAAGGAGAGCTCCATCCTGGGAGTGGCTCTCGCCTCTGCTACACCT gaggagcgggaggagtgCATGGCCGCTCTGTCCacagggatggaggagggctgGCTTCGCCCATCGGTGGGCCGCTGTTACCCTCTCAAGATGGCCGCCCAGGCCCACCAGGACCTCATGGAGGGCCCGGGTGCCTGCGGCAAGACTGTGCTGACCATGTGA